A region of Actinomycetota bacterium DNA encodes the following proteins:
- the clpP gene encoding ATP-dependent Clp endopeptidase proteolytic subunit ClpP, which translates to MSFELYGDLVPMVVEQTSRGERHYDIFSRLLNERVIFLGRDVDDLSANLVIAQMLHLESEDPTKDINFYINSPGGSVSAGLAVYDTMQLIRCDVATICIGMCASMAAVLLAAGAAGKRSALPHSRVLIHQPWGGVQGQVTDIEIQANEMLRTRATLDEILAQHTGKDPKTIRKDTERDNIMSAEEAKAYGLVDSVVAHRAKE; encoded by the coding sequence ATGAGCTTCGAACTCTACGGCGACCTGGTGCCGATGGTGGTCGAGCAGACCAGCCGCGGCGAGCGCCACTACGACATCTTCTCGCGTCTCCTGAACGAGCGCGTCATCTTCCTCGGGCGCGACGTCGACGACCTGTCGGCGAACCTCGTCATCGCGCAGATGCTCCACCTCGAGAGCGAGGACCCGACCAAGGACATCAACTTCTACATCAACTCACCGGGCGGCTCGGTCAGCGCCGGTCTCGCTGTGTACGACACCATGCAGCTGATCCGCTGCGACGTCGCGACGATCTGCATCGGCATGTGCGCCTCGATGGCCGCCGTGCTGCTGGCGGCGGGGGCGGCGGGCAAGCGTTCGGCGCTGCCGCACAGCCGCGTGCTGATCCACCAGCCGTGGGGTGGCGTCCAGGGCCAGGTCACGGACATCGAGATCCAGGCCAACGAGATGCTGCGCACGCGTGCCACCCTCGACGAGATCCTCGCGCAGCACACCGGCAAGGATCCGAAGACCATCCGCAAGGACACCGAGCGCGACAACATCATGTCCGCCGAGGAGGCCAAGGCGTACGGTCTCGTCGACAGCGTCGTGGCGCACCGCGCCAAGGAGTAG
- the tig gene encoding trigger factor: MESSCKPLEGVKVEVTVDLSADEVTRAISDAFARLSGRLRIPGFRPGKAPRAIVESRIGTDAVLEEARDQLTEETYPLAVNELDLRPIAPGDFGELKTLVDGEPYTYTVTVEVRPELALSSDDAIVVTVPAAHATDREIDAQLDYLRERHATLEPVERGLQVGDFALISFVGLVDGEEYEGNAVDKYLYESGRGLMPAEFDAAIAGVAAGGSAHAEFPIPDSSSVEEFVGRTATFDIEVHEVKEKALPALDDEFAGTVGGFETLDELRADIRKRMDEAKGVGHLREVERSARHMLGQRLAGEVPESMVEYRANALTQEFFETLEQRQISLDDYVAATGVTPEQIQADIMDRARDVLTEELALEALFRQRGMEVTEQELTEEIARMAGAEEGAAERMSTRLREAGMLPLVRETIMHRLATRWLMDSVEVIEVDPVDEPADEPTADEPAAE; encoded by the coding sequence GTGGAGTCCAGCTGCAAACCACTCGAGGGAGTCAAGGTCGAGGTCACGGTCGACCTGAGCGCCGATGAGGTGACGCGCGCGATCTCCGATGCTTTCGCGCGCCTGTCGGGCCGGCTGCGCATCCCCGGGTTCCGTCCCGGCAAGGCGCCGCGCGCGATCGTCGAGAGCCGGATCGGCACGGATGCCGTGCTCGAGGAGGCGCGCGACCAGCTGACCGAGGAGACCTACCCGCTGGCGGTCAACGAACTCGACCTGCGGCCGATCGCGCCGGGCGACTTCGGCGAGCTGAAGACGCTCGTGGACGGCGAGCCGTACACCTACACCGTCACCGTCGAGGTCCGCCCCGAGCTCGCGCTCTCATCGGACGACGCGATTGTTGTGACGGTCCCGGCCGCGCACGCTACCGACAGGGAGATCGACGCCCAGCTCGACTACCTCCGCGAGCGCCACGCCACCCTCGAGCCCGTTGAGCGCGGCCTGCAGGTCGGCGACTTCGCGCTGATCTCGTTCGTCGGGCTCGTCGACGGCGAGGAGTATGAGGGAAACGCCGTCGACAAGTACCTCTACGAGAGCGGCCGGGGCCTCATGCCGGCGGAGTTCGACGCCGCGATCGCCGGCGTCGCCGCGGGCGGGAGCGCGCACGCCGAGTTCCCGATCCCGGACAGCTCGTCGGTCGAGGAGTTCGTCGGCCGCACGGCGACCTTCGACATCGAGGTCCACGAGGTCAAGGAGAAGGCGCTCCCGGCGCTCGACGACGAGTTCGCCGGGACGGTGGGCGGATTCGAGACGCTCGACGAACTGCGCGCCGACATCCGCAAGCGCATGGACGAGGCCAAGGGCGTCGGCCACCTGCGCGAGGTCGAGCGCTCCGCGCGTCACATGCTCGGGCAGCGGCTGGCCGGCGAGGTCCCCGAGTCGATGGTCGAGTACCGCGCGAACGCGCTGACGCAGGAGTTCTTCGAGACGCTCGAGCAGCGTCAGATCTCGCTCGACGACTACGTGGCGGCCACGGGCGTGACTCCCGAGCAGATCCAGGCGGACATCATGGACCGCGCCCGCGACGTGCTCACCGAGGAGCTCGCCCTCGAGGCGCTGTTCCGGCAGCGTGGCATGGAGGTCACGGAGCAGGAGCTCACCGAGGAGATCGCCCGCATGGCCGGAGCCGAGGAAGGCGCCGCCGAGCGCATGTCGACGCGCCTGCGGGAGGCCGGCATGCTGCCGCTCGTGCGCGAGACCATCATGCACCGGCTGGCGACGCGCTGGCTCATGGACAGCGTCGAGGTCATCGAGGTCGACCCGGTAGACGAGCCCGCGGACGAGCCGACGGCAGACGAACCGGCCGCGGAGTAG